A window of Gigantopelta aegis isolate Gae_Host unplaced genomic scaffold, Gae_host_genome scaffold74, whole genome shotgun sequence contains these coding sequences:
- the LOC121367258 gene encoding multiple epidermal growth factor-like domains protein 11 isoform X3, with amino-acid sequence MCMFIVIIWTCACFRVTSGVCPDGRYGLDCSYTCHCTSGCDDVTGCSGNCKKGWSGPTCNMNNLALNKPAFQSSHYEGDTSPPSNGVDGHHTQVTSCILTDLFQNNSWWEVDLGKPHYIHNVTVHFTMGLRARRNDVHVYSSLEENQTNTGHLCGAATINSPDVTRITCDTTAQYITLYQGTNNDIYPPYYVGTAMDFCEVEVFICDAGTFGDDCTEFCHCQGQPCNYVTGECVGGCKQNWTGTQCNVCDYDHYGSLCSAGCSNRHCDQTNGISRCDKLTGRCDTGCESGWTGPDCTKKCPHGTFGKGCKKSCENRHCLENSLCDHVAGKCVGGCDRGYEPPDCTMTCDTGLYGADCSRICSGRHCLNKAASCNHVTGSCGGKCEESWRGKDCTGCDGKFGRDCSYSCSDRKCRDPPAPCHHVTGSCNGPCVAGWQGIACNVGVTESTDGGSTIVAMAAIIGILCIILIAVSGTFFWYVRRHRTTSGSITKEKTSVENKDGGHYENVGRQTGRKRDTARVDVSHESGYVNSQKSRGTDDVPLRPIGDSHESGNINEGQDIQLNEYEDIDSSESTQNAYDKITS; translated from the exons GAGTTTGTCCAGACGGTCGGTATGGCTTAGACTGCAGCTACACGTGTCACTGTACTTCCGGCTGTGATGATGTCACAGGGTGTTCTGGGAACTGCAAAAAAGGATGGTCTGGACCAACATGCAACATGa ataATTTAGCGTTGAACAAACCTGCCTTCCAGAGTTCTCACTATGAAGGGGACACATCACCTCCATCAAATGGTGTTGACGGGCATCACACTCAAGTGACTTCGTGTATACTCACTGATCTATTTCAAAATAACTCGTGGTGGGAAGTGGATCTAGGAAAACCACATTACATACACAACGTGACTGTTCATTTCACGATGGGTT TGAGAGCTCGCAGAAATGATGTTCATGTGTACAGTTCTTTAGAAGAGAACCAGACTAACACAGGTCATCTGTGTGGTGCAGCCACGATAAATAGCCCGGATGTAACACGTATTACCTGTGACACTACGGCTCAATACATCACACTGTACCAGGGGACTAACAACGACATATATCCACCATATTACGTTGGCACGGCAATGGATTTTTGTGAAGTGGAAGTATTTA TTTGTGACGCTGGTACATTTGGAGATGACTGCACCGAGTTCTGTCACTGTCAAGGTCAACCGTGTAACTATGTAACTGGAGAGTGCGTGGGtggatgtaaacaaaactggacagGAACCCAATGTAATG TTTGTGATTATGACCACTATGGCTCTCTGTGCAGTGCAGGTTGCTCCAACAGACACTGTGATCAGACTAACGGAATATCCAGGTGTGACAAACTAACTGGGCGATGTGACACTGGGTGTGAATCAGGCTGGACTGGACCAGATTGTACAAAGA aatGTCCACATGGTACATTTGGCAAAGGTTGTAAAAAATCCTGCGAAAACAGACATTGTCTTGAAAACTCGCTATGTGATCACGTGGCTGGGAAGTGTGTCGGTGGCTGTGATCGGGGATATGAACCACCTGATTGCACTATGA CATGTGACACTGGCCTGTATGGCGCCGATTGTTCACGTATCTGCTCAGGAAGACATTGTCTGAATAAAGCTGCGAGTTGTAATCACGTGACTGGTTCATGCGGAGGAAAGTGTGAAGAATCCTGGAGAGGAAAAGACTGTACTG GGTGTGACGGGAAATTCGGCAGAGATTGCAGCTATTCCTGCAGTGACAGGAAGTGTAGAGACCCCCCAGCGCCATGTCATCATGTGACTGGATCGTGCAATGGGCCGTGTGTTGCTGGTTGGCAAGGAATAGCCTGCAATGTGGGTGTGACCGAGTCTAcag acgGTGGGTCCACGATTGTTGCAATGGCTGCTATAATAGGAATACTTTGCATAATACTGATTGCAGTTTCTGGGACCTTCTTCTG GTACGTCAGACGGCACAGGACGACATCAGGATCTATAACTAAAGAAAAGACCAGTGTagaaaacaaagatggcggacaCTATGAAAACGTGGGCAGGCAGACCGGTCGAAAACGAGACACCGCGAGAGTTGACGTTTCACATGAGAGCGGCTATGTGAATTCACAGAAGTCACGTGGTACAGATGATGTTCCGCTGCGCCCCATAGGTGATAGTCATGAAAGTGGTAACATTAACGAAGGACAAGATATCCAGCTGAACGAATATGAAGATATCGATTCATCAGAATCAACGCAGAATGCCTACgataaaataacaagttaa
- the LOC121367258 gene encoding multiple epidermal growth factor-like domains protein 11 isoform X2 — protein MSKHLMRMLVFTIWASCRVTSGVCPDGRYGLDCSYTCHCTSGCDDVTGCSGNCKKGWSGPTCNMNNLALNKPAFQSSHYEGDTSPPSNGVDGHHTQVTSCILTDLFQNNSWWEVDLGKPHYIHNVTVHFTMGLRARRNDVHVYSSLEENQTNTGHLCGAATINSPDVTRITCDTTAQYITLYQGTNNDIYPPYYVGTAMDFCEVEVFICDAGTFGDDCTEFCHCQGQPCNYVTGECVGGCKQNWTGTQCNVCDYDHYGSLCSAGCSNRHCDQTNGISRCDKLTGRCDTGCESGWTGPDCTKKCPHGTFGKGCKKSCENRHCLENSLCDHVAGKCVGGCDRGYEPPDCTMTCDTGLYGADCSRICSGRHCLNKAASCNHVTGSCGGKCEESWRGKDCTGCDGKFGRDCSYSCSDRKCRDPPAPCHHVTGSCNGPCVAGWQGIACNVGVTESTDGGSTIVAMAAIIGILCIILIAVSGTFFWYVRRHRTTSGSITKEKTSVENKDGGHYENVGRQTGRKRDTARVDVSHESGYVNSQKSRGTDDVPLRPIGDSHESGNINEGQDIQLNEYEDIDSSESTQNAYDKITS, from the exons ATGTCGAAACACTTGATGCGTATGCTCGTCTTTACAATTTGGGCGTCTTGTCGTGTAACATCAG GAGTTTGTCCAGACGGTCGGTATGGCTTAGACTGCAGCTACACGTGTCACTGTACTTCCGGCTGTGATGATGTCACAGGGTGTTCTGGGAACTGCAAAAAAGGATGGTCTGGACCAACATGCAACATGa ataATTTAGCGTTGAACAAACCTGCCTTCCAGAGTTCTCACTATGAAGGGGACACATCACCTCCATCAAATGGTGTTGACGGGCATCACACTCAAGTGACTTCGTGTATACTCACTGATCTATTTCAAAATAACTCGTGGTGGGAAGTGGATCTAGGAAAACCACATTACATACACAACGTGACTGTTCATTTCACGATGGGTT TGAGAGCTCGCAGAAATGATGTTCATGTGTACAGTTCTTTAGAAGAGAACCAGACTAACACAGGTCATCTGTGTGGTGCAGCCACGATAAATAGCCCGGATGTAACACGTATTACCTGTGACACTACGGCTCAATACATCACACTGTACCAGGGGACTAACAACGACATATATCCACCATATTACGTTGGCACGGCAATGGATTTTTGTGAAGTGGAAGTATTTA TTTGTGACGCTGGTACATTTGGAGATGACTGCACCGAGTTCTGTCACTGTCAAGGTCAACCGTGTAACTATGTAACTGGAGAGTGCGTGGGtggatgtaaacaaaactggacagGAACCCAATGTAATG TTTGTGATTATGACCACTATGGCTCTCTGTGCAGTGCAGGTTGCTCCAACAGACACTGTGATCAGACTAACGGAATATCCAGGTGTGACAAACTAACTGGGCGATGTGACACTGGGTGTGAATCAGGCTGGACTGGACCAGATTGTACAAAGA aatGTCCACATGGTACATTTGGCAAAGGTTGTAAAAAATCCTGCGAAAACAGACATTGTCTTGAAAACTCGCTATGTGATCACGTGGCTGGGAAGTGTGTCGGTGGCTGTGATCGGGGATATGAACCACCTGATTGCACTATGA CATGTGACACTGGCCTGTATGGCGCCGATTGTTCACGTATCTGCTCAGGAAGACATTGTCTGAATAAAGCTGCGAGTTGTAATCACGTGACTGGTTCATGCGGAGGAAAGTGTGAAGAATCCTGGAGAGGAAAAGACTGTACTG GGTGTGACGGGAAATTCGGCAGAGATTGCAGCTATTCCTGCAGTGACAGGAAGTGTAGAGACCCCCCAGCGCCATGTCATCATGTGACTGGATCGTGCAATGGGCCGTGTGTTGCTGGTTGGCAAGGAATAGCCTGCAATGTGGGTGTGACCGAGTCTAcag acgGTGGGTCCACGATTGTTGCAATGGCTGCTATAATAGGAATACTTTGCATAATACTGATTGCAGTTTCTGGGACCTTCTTCTG GTACGTCAGACGGCACAGGACGACATCAGGATCTATAACTAAAGAAAAGACCAGTGTagaaaacaaagatggcggacaCTATGAAAACGTGGGCAGGCAGACCGGTCGAAAACGAGACACCGCGAGAGTTGACGTTTCACATGAGAGCGGCTATGTGAATTCACAGAAGTCACGTGGTACAGATGATGTTCCGCTGCGCCCCATAGGTGATAGTCATGAAAGTGGTAACATTAACGAAGGACAAGATATCCAGCTGAACGAATATGAAGATATCGATTCATCAGAATCAACGCAGAATGCCTACgataaaataacaagttaa